Proteins from one Pongo abelii isolate AG06213 chromosome 19, NHGRI_mPonAbe1-v2.0_pri, whole genome shotgun sequence genomic window:
- the KRT17 gene encoding keratin, type I cytoskeletal 17, producing the protein MTTTIRQFTSSSSIKGSSGPGGGSSRTSCRLSGGLGAGSCRLGSAGGLGSALGGSSYSSCYSFGSGGGYGSSFGGVDGLLAGGEKATMQNLNDRLASYLDKVRALEEANTELEVKIRDWYQRQAPGPVPDYSQYYRTVEELQNKILTATVDNANILLQIDNARLAADDFRTKFETEQALRLSVEADINGLRRVLDELTLARADLEMQIENLKEELAYLKKNHEEEMNALRGQVGGEINVEMDAAPGVDLSRILNEMRDQYEKMAEKNRKDAEDWFFSKTEELNREVATNSELVQSGKSEISELRRTMQALEIELQSQLSMKASLEGNLAETENRYCVQLSQIQGLIGGVEEQLAQLRCEMEQQNQEYKILLDVKTRLEQEIATYRRLLEGEDAHLTQYKKEPVTTRQVRTIVEEVQDGKVISSREQVHQTTR; encoded by the exons ATGACCACCACCATCCGCCAGTTCAcctcctccagctccatcaaGGGCTCCTCCGGCCCGGGGGGCGGCTCGTCCCGCACCTCCTGCCGGCTGTCTGGCGGCCTGGGTGCCGGCTCCTGCAGGCTGGGATCTGCTGGTGGCCTGGGCAGCGCTCTCGGGGGTAGCAGCTACTCCAGCTGCTACAGCTTTGGCTCTGGTGGTGGCTATGGCAGCAGCTTTGGGGGTGTTGATGGGCTGCTGGCCGGAGGTGAGAAGGCCACCATGCAGAACCTCAATGACCGCCTGGCCTCCTACCTGGACAAGGTGCGCGCCCTAGAGGAGGCCAACACGGAGCTGGAGGTGAAGATCCGTGACTGGTACCAGAGGCAGGCCCCGGGCCCCGTCCCTGACTACAGCCAGTACTACAGGACAGTCGAGGAGCTGCAGAACAAG ATCCTCACAGCCACTGTGGACAATGCCAACATCCTGCTACAGATTGACAATGCCCGTCTGGCTGCTGATGACTTCCGCACCAA GTTTGAGACAGAGCAGGCCCTGCGCCTGAGTGTGGAGGCCGACATCAATGGCCTGCGCAGGGTGCTGGATGAGCTGACCCTGGCCAGAGCCGATCTGGAGATGCAGATTGAGAACCTCAAGGAGGAGCTGGCCTACCTGAAGAAGAACCACGAGGAG GAGATGAATGCCCTGCGAGGCCAGGTGGGCGGTGAGATCAATGTGGAGATGGACGCTGCCCCAGGCGTGGACCTGAGCCGCATCCTGAACGAGATGCGTGACCAGTATGAGAAGATGGCAGAGAAGAACCGCAAGGATGCTGAGGATTGGTTCTTCAGCAAG ACAGAGGAACTGAACCGTGAGGTGGCCACCAACAGTGAGCTGGTGCAGAGCGGCAAGAGCGAGATCTCGGAGCTCCGGCGCACCATGCAGGCCTTGGAGATCGAGCTGCAGTCCCAGCTCAGCATG AAAGCATCCCTGGAGGGCAACCTGGCAGAGACAGAGAACCGCTACTGTGTGCAGCTGTCCCAGATCCAGGGGCTGATTGGCGGCgtggaggagcagctggcccagcTTCGCTGTGAGATGGAGCAGCAGAATCAGGAATACAAAATCCTGCTGGATGTGAAGACACGGCTGGAGCAGGAGATTGCCACCTACCGCCGCCTGCTGGAGGGCGAGGATGCCCA cctgaCTCAGTACAAGAAAGAAC CGGTGACCACCCGTCAGGTGCGTACCATTGTGGAAGAGGTCCAGGATGGCAAAGTCATCTCCTCCCGTGAGCAGGTCCACCAGACCACCCGCTGA